Proteins from one Microbacterium sp. Root553 genomic window:
- a CDS encoding winged helix-turn-helix domain-containing protein, producing MTDSLSAAQARRIALGAQGFSRARPTTVSAAHLHRTMSRLGVLQIDSVNVFARSHYMPMFSRLGAYDPAVFDRVFHSRTTHYVEYLAHEATFIPIEDWPLWRFRMESFRERWAAPDSWTSTNARTLDWVRDELRARGPLRPADLRDDVPRERGGWWDWDDVKLALEHLWRTGDVAISGRKGFERRYALAEQVIPDALRDQHVTRDDAIRELTRRAARHSGVATQSDLADYHRIRDRAAVARSIADLVDTGELLPVTVRGWERGGRPLQAWRHRDASLPRAIDAAALLTPFDPVVWFRDRALRAFELDYRIEIYVPADRRRYGYYSLPVLVGDRIVARVDLKADRATSTLQVQSAWWEPQARPHDDADRIAAELRLAASWQGLEHVSVSRWGSAADAVHAALIARPDASVRRHVHPRESAP from the coding sequence GTGACCGACTCCCTCAGCGCCGCCCAGGCCCGCCGCATCGCGCTGGGTGCGCAGGGGTTCTCCCGGGCCCGCCCGACCACGGTCTCGGCCGCGCACCTGCATCGCACCATGTCCCGGCTCGGTGTGCTGCAGATCGATTCGGTCAACGTCTTCGCGCGGTCGCACTACATGCCGATGTTCTCGCGCCTGGGGGCGTACGACCCCGCGGTGTTCGACCGGGTCTTCCACTCGCGCACGACGCACTACGTGGAGTATCTGGCGCACGAGGCCACCTTCATCCCGATCGAGGACTGGCCGCTGTGGCGATTCCGGATGGAGAGCTTCCGCGAGCGCTGGGCGGCCCCCGACTCCTGGACGAGCACGAACGCGCGCACCCTCGACTGGGTGCGCGACGAGTTGCGAGCGCGGGGTCCGCTGCGCCCCGCCGATCTTCGCGACGACGTGCCGAGGGAGCGCGGCGGCTGGTGGGACTGGGATGACGTCAAGCTGGCACTCGAGCACCTCTGGCGCACCGGCGACGTGGCGATCAGCGGTCGAAAGGGCTTCGAGCGACGCTATGCGCTCGCTGAGCAGGTCATCCCCGATGCGCTCCGGGATCAGCACGTCACACGCGACGATGCGATCCGTGAGCTGACCCGCCGGGCCGCCCGTCACTCAGGGGTGGCGACGCAGTCCGATCTCGCGGACTACCACCGGATCCGCGATCGCGCGGCCGTCGCCCGCTCGATCGCCGACCTCGTCGACACGGGCGAGCTGTTGCCGGTCACCGTGCGCGGGTGGGAGCGCGGCGGTCGTCCCCTGCAGGCCTGGCGGCATCGCGACGCGTCGCTGCCTCGTGCGATCGACGCCGCCGCGCTGCTGACGCCGTTCGACCCCGTGGTGTGGTTCCGCGACCGGGCGTTGCGAGCGTTCGAGCTCGACTACCGCATCGAGATCTATGTGCCCGCAGACAGGCGCCGCTACGGGTACTACTCCCTGCCGGTGCTCGTGGGTGACCGCATCGTCGCCAGGGTCGATCTCAAGGCCGATCGCGCGACGTCGACGCTGCAGGTGCAGTCCGCCTGGTGGGAGCCCCAGGCCCGGCCTCACGACGATGCCGACCGGATCGCAGCCGAGTTGCGGCTCGCGGCATCGTGGCAGGGCCTCGAGCACGTGTCGGTCTCGCGGTGGGGCTCGGCGGCCGACGCGGTCCATGCCGCCCTCATCGCCCGCCCCGACGCCTCGGTGCGACGCCATGTGCACCCCAGAGAGAGCGCCCCATGA
- a CDS encoding DUF4307 domain-containing protein — translation MTTAEQLDARYGRTRRRRGPWIVFLTIAVVIIAAFGWSIVTTQMNAVDADDLGYDLVDEHSVTVRFQVTGVQGKDVACAVEALDEEFGVVGWKVVEIPAGNSHSQALSASVPTVSEATTGLVNSCWVA, via the coding sequence GTGACGACCGCAGAACAGCTCGACGCCCGCTATGGCCGAACCCGACGACGACGCGGCCCCTGGATCGTCTTCCTGACGATCGCCGTCGTGATCATCGCCGCGTTCGGGTGGTCGATCGTCACGACGCAGATGAACGCCGTCGATGCCGACGACCTCGGCTACGACCTCGTCGACGAGCACAGCGTGACCGTGCGCTTCCAGGTCACCGGGGTGCAGGGCAAGGATGTCGCGTGCGCGGTCGAAGCCCTCGATGAGGAGTTCGGCGTCGTCGGCTGGAAGGTCGTCGAGATCCCGGCCGGGAACAGCCATTCGCAGGCGCTGTCGGCCAGCGTGCCCACCGTGTCCGAGGCCACCACAGGTTTGGTGAACAGCTGCTGGGTCGCCTAG
- the greA gene encoding transcription elongation factor GreA translates to MSTDAQVPFLTQEAYDRLVSELEHLSTTGREEIAKRIEAAREEGDLKENGGYHAAKDEQGKQEARIRTLENLLKTAKVGEAPASRGIVEPGTVVTAIVAGGEEVFLLGSREIAAGSDHDVYSEASPLGQAILGLKVGEKSSYEAPNGRSISVEIVAVETYTG, encoded by the coding sequence ATGTCCACTGACGCTCAGGTTCCCTTCCTCACGCAGGAAGCGTACGACCGGCTCGTCTCCGAGCTCGAACACCTCTCCACCACGGGGCGCGAGGAGATCGCGAAGCGCATCGAGGCGGCCCGCGAAGAGGGCGACCTCAAGGAGAACGGCGGGTACCACGCCGCGAAGGACGAGCAGGGCAAGCAGGAGGCGCGGATCCGCACCCTCGAGAACCTCCTGAAGACCGCCAAGGTCGGCGAGGCGCCCGCGAGCCGCGGCATCGTCGAGCCCGGCACCGTCGTCACCGCGATCGTCGCCGGAGGCGAGGAGGTCTTCCTGCTCGGCAGCCGCGAGATCGCCGCGGGCAGCGACCACGACGTCTACAGCGAGGCCAGCCCGCTCGGCCAGGCGATCCTGGGCCTCAAGGTCGGCGAGAAGTCGTCGTACGAGGCCCCGAACGGCCGTTCGATCTCGGTCGAGATCGTCGCGGTCGAGACCTACACGGGCTGA
- a CDS encoding helix-turn-helix transcriptional regulator encodes MPHADDDPNFDALRLHLARLRHERGWSYDELAARSGVGRSTLVTLESGSPRRNPEKPATTGTLTTWYRIAQAFDTDLGDLLAPLHHPARNDSDGS; translated from the coding sequence GTGCCTCATGCTGACGACGACCCGAACTTCGACGCTCTGCGTCTTCATCTCGCCCGCCTACGTCACGAACGCGGCTGGAGCTACGACGAACTCGCTGCACGATCCGGCGTCGGACGGAGCACGCTAGTCACGCTAGAGAGCGGTAGCCCTCGCCGAAACCCAGAGAAACCAGCTACCACCGGCACACTGACCACTTGGTACCGGATTGCGCAGGCGTTCGACACCGATCTCGGCGACCTTCTCGCCCCCTTGCACCACCCCGCCCGCAACGATTCCGACGGGTCCTAG
- the trhA gene encoding PAQR family membrane homeostasis protein TrhA, translated as MSTPDSAPDLPQLPLLEEAAHDSAVEIRPTWRGWIHAATFPVAIVAGIVLIAVAQGGAAKWAAAVFMVTSMLLFGNSALYHRFDWSPKVKITLKRIDHANIFLLIAGTYTPLAVLALPPGKGALLLALVWGGTVVGILFRVFWINAPRWLYVALYLLMGWAAVMFMVDLFTANATMMVLVIIGGLLYTGGAIVYALKKPNPWPGHFGFHEIFHVCTVLAFLCHWAACLLIALGPLSPSLGA; from the coding sequence GTGAGCACTCCCGACTCGGCACCCGACCTCCCCCAGCTGCCGCTCCTCGAGGAGGCGGCGCACGACTCCGCGGTCGAGATCAGACCGACCTGGCGAGGGTGGATCCACGCGGCCACGTTCCCCGTCGCCATCGTGGCGGGCATCGTGCTGATCGCGGTGGCTCAGGGCGGGGCCGCCAAGTGGGCTGCGGCGGTGTTCATGGTGACGTCGATGCTGCTGTTCGGAAACTCCGCGCTGTACCACCGCTTCGACTGGAGCCCCAAGGTCAAGATCACGCTCAAGCGCATCGACCACGCCAACATCTTCCTGCTGATCGCCGGCACGTACACGCCCCTGGCCGTGCTCGCGCTCCCTCCGGGGAAGGGCGCTCTGCTGCTCGCCCTCGTGTGGGGCGGCACCGTGGTGGGCATCCTGTTCCGCGTGTTCTGGATCAATGCGCCGCGCTGGCTCTACGTCGCGCTCTACCTGCTCATGGGCTGGGCCGCGGTGATGTTCATGGTCGACCTGTTCACGGCGAACGCGACGATGATGGTGCTGGTCATCATCGGCGGACTGCTGTACACGGGCGGCGCGATCGTCTACGCCCTGAAGAAGCCGAACCCCTGGCCCGGCCACTTCGGCTTCCACGAGATCTTCCACGTGTGCACCGTGCTCGCGTTCCTCTGCCACTGGGCGGCGTGTCTGCTCATCGCCCTCGGCCCGCTGTCGCCGTCCCTGGGAGCCTGA
- a CDS encoding AI-2E family transporter: protein MSEEQRPRLRDLFRPRAVSTQRTVTTDADAAVPIGLRVTAAYAWRLLLIAAAVAGIIWLVIELKLLVIPLMVGILITALLWPALQWMLRHRFPRWLAVAVSLIGTIAIVSLLLWLVIWQVREQLPDVQQRSSQAIEEFRQFLLNGPLHLSEAQIQSYIDQGLQIINEQTQALLNGALAVGTTAAHVVTGAVLSLFILICLLADGRGIWRWTLRLFPRAARPAADAAASNGFATIINYARTQLLVAAIDAVGIGVGAALLGVPLAIPVAVLVFLGSFIPIVGAVVTGAIAVLLALVYNGPLIALAMLAVVLGVQQLEGHILQPILMGSAVKVHPLAVVLVVAGGAMVGGIPGALFAVPLAAFVNVAAVTVSSGAWRTGDQPDADLIWSTVPRERTRRNR, encoded by the coding sequence ATGAGCGAAGAGCAGCGTCCGCGGCTGAGGGATCTCTTCCGTCCGCGCGCGGTGTCCACGCAACGCACGGTCACCACCGACGCTGATGCGGCGGTGCCGATCGGGCTGCGCGTCACCGCGGCCTACGCCTGGCGTCTGCTGCTGATCGCCGCGGCCGTCGCCGGCATCATCTGGCTCGTCATCGAGCTCAAGCTCCTGGTCATCCCGCTCATGGTGGGCATCCTGATCACGGCTCTGCTGTGGCCGGCGCTGCAGTGGATGCTGCGGCATCGGTTCCCGCGATGGCTCGCCGTCGCGGTCTCGCTCATCGGCACGATCGCGATCGTCTCGCTGCTGCTGTGGCTCGTGATCTGGCAGGTGCGCGAGCAGCTGCCCGACGTGCAGCAGCGCAGCTCGCAGGCCATCGAGGAGTTCCGGCAGTTCCTCCTCAACGGGCCGCTGCACCTGAGCGAGGCCCAGATCCAGAGCTACATCGACCAGGGTCTGCAGATCATCAACGAGCAGACCCAGGCGCTCCTGAACGGGGCACTCGCCGTCGGCACCACCGCGGCCCATGTGGTGACGGGCGCCGTGCTGTCGCTGTTCATCCTCATCTGCCTGCTCGCCGACGGACGCGGCATCTGGCGGTGGACGCTGCGCCTGTTCCCGCGCGCGGCCCGTCCCGCGGCCGACGCCGCGGCCAGCAACGGCTTCGCGACCATCATCAACTACGCGCGCACCCAGCTGCTCGTGGCGGCGATCGACGCCGTCGGCATCGGGGTCGGTGCGGCTCTCCTCGGCGTGCCGCTGGCGATCCCGGTCGCCGTCCTGGTCTTCCTCGGATCCTTCATCCCGATCGTCGGTGCCGTCGTCACCGGCGCGATCGCGGTGCTGCTCGCTCTCGTGTACAACGGTCCGCTGATCGCACTGGCGATGCTGGCCGTCGTGCTCGGGGTGCAGCAGCTCGAAGGCCACATCCTGCAGCCGATCCTGATGGGCTCCGCCGTGAAGGTGCACCCGCTCGCCGTGGTGCTCGTCGTCGCCGGCGGAGCGATGGTCGGCGGCATCCCCGGCGCACTCTTCGCCGTGCCGCTCGCGGCGTTCGTCAATGTGGCGGCGGTGACCGTGAGCAGCGGCGCCTGGCGTACGGGGGACCAACCCGACGCCGACCTGATCTGGAGCACAGTCCCGCGCGAGCGGACACGGAGGAATCGATGA
- a CDS encoding LemA family protein, which produces MEWLVPVLIVVGVILLIGIYLWATYNSLVQLNVRVDEAWSGITVQLKRRADLIPNLIETVKGYASHEKAVFENVTRARAETLSAAGPGEAGIAEGHLQQALRSLFAVAEAYPQLQASQNFLQVQQALVDTEDKIQAARRFYNGGVRELNTKIKVFPNNLFARGLGFTEREFFEVADSGAISEPPRVQF; this is translated from the coding sequence ATGGAATGGCTCGTGCCGGTACTGATCGTCGTCGGTGTGATTCTGCTCATCGGGATCTACCTGTGGGCGACGTACAACTCGCTCGTGCAGCTCAACGTCCGCGTGGACGAAGCCTGGAGCGGGATCACCGTGCAGCTCAAGCGCCGGGCCGATCTGATACCCAACCTCATCGAGACGGTCAAGGGCTACGCGTCGCATGAGAAGGCGGTCTTCGAGAACGTCACGAGGGCGCGAGCCGAGACGCTGTCGGCCGCCGGGCCCGGCGAAGCGGGGATCGCCGAAGGACACCTCCAGCAGGCTCTGCGCAGCCTCTTCGCGGTCGCCGAGGCATACCCGCAGCTGCAGGCCAGCCAGAACTTCCTCCAGGTGCAGCAGGCACTCGTCGACACCGAAGACAAGATCCAGGCCGCGCGTCGCTTCTACAACGGCGGGGTCCGCGAGCTGAACACGAAGATCAAGGTCTTCCCCAACAATCTCTTCGCCCGGGGACTGGGCTTCACCGAGCGCGAGTTCTTCGAGGTGGCCGACAGCGGAGCCATCTCCGAGCCGCCGCGCGTGCAGTTCTGA
- a CDS encoding alanine racemase, whose amino-acid sequence MLDLTAELSPIEARHPVAPEWDDPARYWPRLSAATGHLPAPVAVIDREALRFNAMDLLARSGGLPIRVASKSVRVRAVLDAVLALPGYHGILAFTLAEALWLAADHDDIMLGYPTVDRAGLAQLFADEDAARRITLMVDDPAHLDVIDSVAAPGSRPEIRVAIDVDASWRSALLGHIGVRRSALFTAGEVAAFARRVVARPGFRLVGLQMYDAQIAGQGDDAGPDAPLIRLVQARSRTELRERRAAIVAAVAEVAALELLNGGGTGSLEFSGSDESLTEASAGSGLLGGHLFDGYRSFRPAPASAFAFDVVRRPAADIATVLGGGWIASGPAVASRQPLPVWPQGLRTLPREAAGEVQTPLQGRAAERLGVGDRVWFRHAKSGEPAERTDRYHLVSGDEVIDELPTYRGEGKAFL is encoded by the coding sequence GTGCTCGACCTCACCGCCGAACTGAGCCCGATCGAGGCTCGACACCCCGTCGCCCCCGAGTGGGACGATCCCGCGCGCTACTGGCCGAGGCTGTCCGCCGCGACAGGACACCTGCCCGCGCCGGTCGCGGTGATCGATCGCGAGGCGCTGCGTTTCAACGCGATGGATCTGCTCGCGCGTTCGGGGGGCCTTCCCATCCGTGTCGCCTCGAAGTCCGTGCGCGTGCGCGCGGTGCTGGACGCCGTCCTCGCCCTGCCCGGCTACCACGGCATCCTCGCCTTCACGCTCGCCGAGGCGCTCTGGCTCGCCGCCGATCACGACGACATCATGCTCGGCTATCCGACGGTCGACCGCGCCGGGCTCGCTCAGCTCTTCGCCGACGAGGATGCCGCGCGCCGGATCACCCTCATGGTCGACGACCCCGCCCACCTCGACGTCATCGACAGCGTGGCGGCTCCCGGTTCGCGGCCCGAGATCAGGGTGGCGATCGACGTCGATGCGTCCTGGCGGTCCGCGCTGCTGGGGCACATCGGGGTGCGGCGCTCGGCGCTGTTCACGGCAGGCGAGGTCGCGGCCTTCGCGCGGCGCGTGGTCGCCCGGCCCGGATTCCGTCTCGTCGGTCTGCAGATGTACGACGCGCAGATCGCCGGCCAGGGCGACGACGCGGGGCCCGACGCGCCGCTGATCCGCCTGGTGCAGGCGCGCTCACGGACGGAACTGCGCGAGCGCCGCGCGGCGATCGTCGCGGCGGTGGCCGAGGTCGCCGCGCTGGAGCTCCTCAACGGCGGCGGCACGGGCTCGCTCGAGTTCTCGGGCAGCGACGAGTCGCTGACCGAGGCGAGCGCCGGCAGCGGCCTGCTCGGCGGTCATCTCTTCGACGGCTACCGGTCGTTCCGTCCCGCTCCGGCATCCGCCTTCGCCTTCGATGTCGTCAGGCGTCCCGCCGCGGACATCGCGACGGTCCTGGGCGGGGGATGGATCGCGTCCGGTCCGGCTGTCGCGTCGCGGCAGCCGCTGCCCGTGTGGCCGCAGGGTCTGCGCACCCTCCCGCGTGAAGCGGCCGGCGAAGTGCAGACGCCGCTGCAGGGTCGCGCCGCCGAACGTCTCGGCGTGGGGGACCGGGTGTGGTTCCGGCACGCGAAGAGCGGCGAGCCCGCCGAGCGCACCGACCGGTACCACCTCGTGTCGGGCGACGAGGTCATCGACGAACTGCCCACGTACCGCGGCGAGGGAAAGGCGTTCCTGTGA
- a CDS encoding tyrosine-type recombinase/integrase, with protein sequence MTTSRQRGSSIKKVLLSSGDVRWRFRIDAEPDSKGKRRQRTLTFRTEAEAVQAQARARADIAQGTWTEPSKVTVDEWCQTWLDIGERTWRPSTHDSYRRTLALPRREFGHVRLQKLTRADVEALVRKMAREGGNGGNGRSPRTVSLMLTVLGKVVKEAVREGYVGSNVVDRVRKPRRAPREMQTWTAAEMSRFLGSVADDPLVGVWHVAALGLRRGELLGMRWSDIDLDKGLLTIRQARVQAGKETVVGDPKTDRGRRTVPLHPAAVNALRETRRMTLTENPAVPMREKVGRDRLVAVDAIGEPISPAAFSTAFQRHATAAELPRIRLHDMRHSAISILLQQGIPIVTVAKLAGHDPAMTMSVYGHATDDTTRVATDLLGRLYGS encoded by the coding sequence ATGACTACCTCGCGTCAGCGTGGATCGAGCATCAAGAAGGTTCTGCTGTCCAGTGGGGATGTGCGATGGCGGTTCCGCATCGATGCCGAACCGGACTCGAAGGGCAAGCGCCGTCAGCGCACCCTCACCTTCCGCACCGAAGCTGAAGCCGTCCAGGCTCAGGCACGCGCACGGGCTGACATAGCGCAGGGCACGTGGACCGAGCCGAGCAAGGTGACTGTCGACGAGTGGTGCCAGACGTGGCTGGACATCGGGGAGCGCACTTGGAGGCCGTCTACCCACGACAGCTACAGGCGAACACTCGCACTCCCACGCCGCGAATTCGGTCATGTGCGGCTTCAGAAGCTGACTCGCGCCGATGTCGAAGCTCTCGTGCGGAAGATGGCGCGAGAAGGTGGCAACGGGGGCAACGGGCGCTCGCCGCGTACCGTCAGCCTCATGCTCACCGTTCTCGGCAAGGTGGTGAAGGAAGCCGTGCGGGAAGGCTATGTCGGCTCGAACGTGGTTGATCGCGTGCGCAAGCCGCGTCGTGCGCCCCGAGAGATGCAGACGTGGACGGCAGCAGAGATGTCGCGCTTTCTCGGATCGGTGGCGGACGATCCTCTCGTCGGCGTGTGGCACGTCGCCGCACTCGGTCTTCGCCGGGGCGAACTGCTCGGCATGCGTTGGTCCGACATCGACCTGGACAAGGGGCTTCTGACGATCCGTCAGGCTCGGGTCCAGGCGGGGAAGGAAACGGTGGTGGGCGACCCCAAGACCGACCGTGGGCGGCGCACCGTGCCCCTCCACCCTGCCGCCGTGAACGCGCTACGTGAGACGCGGCGCATGACGCTTACCGAAAACCCCGCCGTGCCGATGAGGGAGAAGGTGGGGAGGGATCGTCTCGTCGCCGTCGATGCCATCGGAGAACCGATCAGCCCCGCCGCCTTCAGCACTGCATTCCAGCGTCATGCCACAGCGGCAGAGCTTCCGCGCATCCGGCTCCACGACATGCGCCACTCGGCAATCTCGATCCTGCTTCAGCAGGGAATCCCTATCGTCACAGTAGCCAAGCTGGCGGGTCACGACCCCGCGATGACGATGAGCGTCTACGGTCACGCGACCGACGACACGACGCGGGTAGCAACCGACCTTCTCGGGCGTCTCTACGGCTCCTGA
- a CDS encoding D-arabinono-1,4-lactone oxidase, whose amino-acid sequence MTRIGGTWQNWGRSVQVTPLRVERPRTPEGVQRAVVAAAARGLSIKAVGAGHSFTGIAVAPGVLLELDDMQGLVSADAASGRVTLLAGTRLHRIPALLAPFGLAMENLGDIDRQSVSGAISTGTHGTGARFGGLATQVVGVSLVTAAGELLRIDEHRNAELLPAVALGLGALGIIVEVTLQCVPAFVLDAVDEPVPLDEVLDTVSERVAASDHFEFYWFPHTDVALTKRQTRLPESTRRRPLPPVGRWIDETLLSNGVYRAVCAAGQFAPAVTAPFNRLAVTLTGDRRYTDLSHRVLTQSRTVRFREMEYALPAENTVAAFRAVRALIDERGWRIEFPIEVRFAAEDDRWLSTAYGRASGYIAVHRYWRVDPTEYFEAVEQIMLDHGGRPHWGKLHTLTADGLRERYPRFDDFSALRDRLDPDRRFTNRYLDRVLGA is encoded by the coding sequence GTGACGCGGATCGGCGGCACCTGGCAGAACTGGGGGCGGTCGGTGCAGGTCACGCCGTTGCGCGTCGAGCGTCCTCGGACGCCCGAAGGCGTGCAGCGCGCGGTGGTCGCGGCGGCCGCACGCGGCCTCTCGATCAAGGCGGTCGGAGCCGGTCACAGCTTCACCGGCATCGCGGTGGCGCCGGGGGTGCTGCTCGAACTCGACGACATGCAGGGGCTGGTGTCGGCTGATGCCGCGAGCGGTCGCGTCACCCTGCTCGCCGGCACCCGGCTGCACCGCATCCCCGCCCTCCTCGCACCGTTCGGGCTGGCGATGGAGAACCTCGGCGACATCGACCGTCAGTCGGTCTCGGGAGCGATCTCGACCGGCACGCACGGCACCGGAGCGCGCTTCGGCGGCCTTGCGACCCAGGTCGTCGGCGTCTCCCTCGTGACGGCGGCCGGCGAGCTCCTTCGGATCGACGAGCACCGGAATGCGGAGCTGCTGCCCGCGGTCGCCCTGGGTCTCGGCGCGCTCGGGATCATCGTCGAGGTGACGCTGCAGTGCGTGCCCGCGTTCGTCCTCGACGCGGTCGACGAGCCGGTGCCGCTGGACGAGGTGCTCGACACGGTGTCGGAGCGCGTCGCGGCCTCCGATCATTTCGAGTTCTACTGGTTCCCGCACACCGACGTGGCACTCACGAAGAGGCAGACGCGTCTCCCCGAGTCGACGAGGCGCCGGCCGCTCCCGCCGGTGGGACGCTGGATCGACGAGACGCTGCTGTCGAACGGCGTCTACCGCGCCGTGTGTGCGGCCGGACAGTTCGCCCCTGCCGTCACCGCGCCCTTCAACCGCCTCGCGGTGACCCTCACGGGTGACCGTCGCTACACCGACCTGTCGCACCGTGTGCTCACGCAGAGTCGCACGGTGCGGTTCCGCGAGATGGAGTACGCGCTGCCCGCCGAGAACACCGTCGCGGCCTTCCGCGCCGTGCGAGCCCTGATCGACGAGCGCGGATGGCGGATCGAGTTCCCGATCGAGGTGCGCTTCGCGGCGGAGGACGACCGCTGGCTGTCGACCGCGTACGGCAGGGCGAGCGGATACATCGCCGTGCATCGGTACTGGCGGGTGGATCCCACCGAGTACTTCGAGGCGGTGGAGCAGATCATGCTCGATCACGGGGGCCGGCCGCACTGGGGCAAGCTCCACACGCTGACGGCCGACGGGCTGCGGGAGCGCTATCCGCGCTTCGACGACTTCAGCGCGCTGCGCGACCGTCTCGATCCCGACCGAAGGTTCACCAACCGCTACCTCGATCGCGTGCTGGGCGCGTGA
- the ilvA gene encoding threonine ammonia-lyase, translating to MNAVPSLTEFEEAARSLAEVITHTPTLPSRALSDILGAPVLLKMENLQRTGSFKIRGAAYRLSRLSEEERSRGVVAASAGNHAQGVALAAQALGIPATIFMPLGVPVPKLLATRGYGAEVVLEGETVATSLRLAAEFSERTGAVLIHPFDHRDIVIGQGTLGLELLDDAPEVDTIVLSIGGGGLIAGVAAAVKARAAELGREVRIIGVQAENAAAVPPSLLAGQPVDIETRPTIADGILVARPGAVPFDIIKDLVDEVVTVSDDDLARAILIILEQSKVVAEPAGAAGVAAILAGKVSATGTTMAVLSGGNIDPLLLQRVVSHGLAASGRYLTIRIPLPDRPGQLARVSELIAEAGANVIEAMHTRHGHGLQISDVILELSVETRGAEHSELTLDTLRRAGFHPMIVPD from the coding sequence ATGAACGCAGTCCCCAGCCTGACCGAGTTCGAGGAGGCCGCTCGGAGTCTGGCTGAGGTGATCACGCACACGCCGACCCTGCCGTCGAGGGCGCTGTCGGACATACTCGGTGCCCCCGTGCTGCTCAAGATGGAGAACCTCCAGCGCACCGGGTCGTTCAAGATCCGCGGAGCCGCCTATCGGCTGTCGCGCCTGAGCGAGGAGGAGCGCTCGCGCGGCGTCGTCGCCGCATCCGCCGGCAACCACGCGCAGGGCGTCGCCCTCGCCGCGCAGGCCCTGGGCATCCCGGCCACGATCTTCATGCCGCTGGGGGTCCCGGTGCCCAAGCTGCTCGCGACGCGCGGCTACGGCGCCGAGGTCGTTCTCGAGGGCGAGACCGTCGCGACCTCCCTGCGTCTCGCCGCGGAGTTCTCGGAACGCACCGGAGCGGTGCTCATCCACCCCTTCGATCACCGCGACATCGTCATCGGCCAGGGCACGCTCGGACTCGAGCTGCTCGACGACGCACCCGAGGTCGACACGATCGTGCTCAGCATCGGCGGCGGCGGTCTCATCGCCGGTGTGGCCGCGGCGGTGAAGGCCAGGGCCGCCGAACTCGGACGAGAGGTGCGGATCATCGGCGTGCAGGCCGAGAACGCGGCCGCCGTCCCGCCCTCGCTGCTGGCCGGACAGCCCGTCGACATCGAGACGCGGCCCACGATCGCCGACGGCATCCTCGTCGCCCGGCCGGGAGCGGTGCCCTTCGACATCATCAAGGATCTCGTCGACGAGGTCGTGACGGTCTCGGACGACGACCTCGCCCGAGCGATCCTCATCATCCTGGAGCAGTCCAAGGTGGTCGCCGAGCCCGCGGGCGCGGCCGGCGTCGCGGCGATCCTCGCGGGCAAGGTGTCGGCGACCGGGACGACGATGGCCGTGCTGTCCGGAGGCAACATCGATCCGCTCCTGCTCCAGCGCGTCGTCTCCCACGGTCTGGCGGCGTCCGGACGCTACCTGACGATCCGGATCCCGCTTCCCGACCGTCCCGGTCAGCTGGCACGCGTGTCCGAGCTCATCGCTGAGGCGGGGGCGAACGTCATCGAAGCCATGCATACCCGACACGGACACGGCCTGCAGATCAGCGACGTGATCCTCGAGCTCAGCGTCGAGACCCGCGGAGCTGAGCATTCCGAGCTCACGCTCGACACGCTGCGCCGCGCGGGCTTCCACCCCATGATCGTCCCGGACTGA
- a CDS encoding DUF6932 family protein, translating to MLPQLDSTTGLLPLGRHHVSLAAVKAQFVDAAMFASSVNRGVIWDNFEDLVAELQRILPVAYVWIAGSFITNKPEPDDLDLVFWCEDRFVQAVSDPRDMMMLQVIAQNQLRQATGLRLDTRIAHWHVHAEAASKRTPAHDAYVSARGYWDDFWLRRRSGAKTDPPVRSDALPRAGYLEIMLDGVDVL from the coding sequence ATGCTGCCTCAGTTGGACTCGACGACGGGACTTCTGCCGTTAGGACGACACCACGTGTCTCTAGCTGCGGTTAAGGCGCAGTTCGTCGATGCTGCGATGTTCGCATCGTCGGTCAACCGCGGCGTGATCTGGGACAACTTCGAGGATCTGGTTGCTGAACTTCAGAGGATCCTCCCGGTGGCGTACGTCTGGATCGCGGGTTCGTTCATCACGAACAAGCCCGAACCGGATGACCTCGACCTAGTCTTCTGGTGTGAAGACCGCTTCGTTCAAGCAGTGTCCGACCCCCGGGACATGATGATGCTTCAGGTGATAGCTCAGAATCAGCTTCGGCAGGCGACCGGGCTACGTCTCGATACGCGAATCGCTCACTGGCACGTTCACGCCGAGGCCGCCTCGAAACGTACACCTGCACACGATGCATATGTTTCGGCGAGGGGGTATTGGGATGATTTCTGGCTTCGGCGACGTAGCGGGGCGAAGACTGACCCTCCAGTACGGTCTGATGCTCTTCCACGAGCGGGCTATCTCGAAATCATGTTGGATGGCGTAGATGTCCTTTGA